In a genomic window of Thalassotalea piscium:
- the add gene encoding adenosine deaminase, translating into MIATNIPFVDLHRHLDGNIRPSTVLALAQQHNIPLPADNLNELLPHVQIQGKESNLVSFLQKLDYGVSVLASLDACKRVAYENVQDAYLQGLHYAELRFSPYYMAMTHKLSMKDVVAAVIDGVQLATQEFPVQINLIGILSRTFGVQACFSELQALLYFKDDLVGIDLAGDELGKPGTLFVDHFKQVYDSGLHITIHAGEADGVASIYQAIDQLHATRIGHGTNAINDERLMDYMLDKNIAIESCLTSNYQTGTITDISQHPVKTFLSKGLLVCLNSDDPAVQGCDIKYEYQHAALAAGLSAAQCRKLQENALDMAFISNAKKVMLKQQCREK; encoded by the coding sequence ATGATCGCTACAAACATTCCTTTTGTAGACTTGCACCGGCATTTAGACGGAAATATAAGGCCAAGTACCGTACTTGCTTTAGCTCAACAGCACAATATCCCATTGCCTGCAGATAATTTGAATGAGTTATTACCTCATGTACAAATTCAGGGTAAGGAAAGCAATTTAGTTTCTTTTCTTCAAAAACTTGATTATGGCGTGAGTGTATTAGCAAGCCTAGACGCTTGTAAAAGAGTTGCCTATGAAAATGTACAAGACGCTTATCTTCAAGGCCTACACTACGCCGAATTGCGTTTTTCACCTTATTACATGGCGATGACACACAAACTATCTATGAAAGATGTTGTTGCAGCTGTTATAGATGGTGTTCAACTTGCTACACAAGAGTTCCCTGTACAAATAAATTTAATTGGCATATTAAGCCGTACTTTTGGCGTTCAAGCATGTTTTTCGGAATTACAAGCGCTCCTTTATTTTAAAGATGATTTAGTTGGCATAGACCTAGCTGGTGATGAACTTGGTAAGCCGGGCACTTTATTTGTTGATCATTTTAAACAAGTTTACGACTCAGGTTTACATATAACCATTCATGCAGGTGAAGCTGATGGCGTCGCCAGTATTTATCAAGCTATCGATCAATTACATGCAACTCGTATTGGCCATGGTACGAATGCTATTAACGATGAAAGACTAATGGATTACATGCTAGATAAAAATATTGCTATTGAATCTTGCCTTACCTCGAACTATCAAACAGGCACGATCACTGATATTAGCCAACATCCGGTAAAAACATTTCTCAGTAAAGGTTTGCTTGTTTGTTTAAACAGTGATGATCCGGCGGTGCAGGGCTGTGACATTAAATATGAATATCAACATGCGGCGTTAGCTGCAGGGCTGAGCGCTGCTCAATGTCGAAAGCTACAAGAAAATGCACTAGATATGGCTTTTATTTCAAATGCCAAAAAAGTGATGTTAAAACAACAGTGTAGGGAAAAATAA
- a CDS encoding tetratricopeptide repeat protein — MKSFTFWILSCLILCSCTSTPLISSKLLLERETLYLDHRFSGFSEIDIESEGDIFSIDDKMKEMVRTELSSEETSYKRAKKLLLHLFDQNNINLSYDNLANLTATQSYYSKKANCLSLTIMAYSLAKEAGLNVVFQNVEVPEYWVRNNEFNMLTGHINLLVKPSGNNNSSLIWRSNSLQIDFDPFIQKKQFPAKVIDKNTIMAMFYTNIGAQAIVDEDFIKAYAYLKQATKVSPTFASSWSNLGVLYRMVGDFNLADKTYRYALALSPENLSTLNNLAVLMHKMGEVEEAVTLEKLLHKKRLNNPYYHALLADEAYYRQDYDRAKLHYKNAIKLNGSLHELYFGLAKVYYQVKEFERAEFALTKAIRLNNNKEKDNQYIAKLNWLKDDENTVLHSIHQ; from the coding sequence ATGAAGTCATTTACTTTTTGGATACTTTCTTGTTTGATCCTCTGTTCATGTACCTCTACACCGTTAATATCAAGTAAACTGCTACTTGAAAGAGAAACCTTATACTTAGATCATCGTTTTAGTGGTTTTTCTGAAATAGACATTGAATCTGAAGGTGATATTTTTAGTATCGATGACAAAATGAAAGAAATGGTACGTACCGAGTTATCATCTGAGGAAACGTCTTATAAACGCGCTAAAAAATTACTCTTACATTTATTTGATCAAAATAATATAAACTTAAGTTACGATAATCTTGCCAACTTAACTGCTACACAATCGTATTACTCTAAAAAAGCTAATTGTTTGTCTTTAACTATTATGGCCTATTCGCTGGCGAAAGAAGCCGGGCTTAATGTAGTATTTCAAAATGTGGAAGTGCCAGAGTACTGGGTAAGAAATAACGAATTTAATATGTTAACTGGGCATATCAACTTATTGGTTAAGCCTTCTGGAAATAATAACTCTTCTTTAATTTGGCGCAGCAACTCTTTACAAATAGACTTTGATCCTTTTATTCAGAAAAAACAATTTCCTGCTAAAGTAATCGATAAAAATACCATAATGGCAATGTTTTACACTAACATTGGTGCGCAGGCTATTGTAGATGAAGACTTTATAAAAGCTTATGCATATTTAAAGCAAGCGACAAAAGTATCACCGACATTTGCATCAAGCTGGAGTAATTTAGGTGTGTTATACCGTATGGTGGGCGACTTTAATTTAGCAGATAAAACTTATCGCTATGCTTTAGCACTTTCACCAGAGAACTTATCTACATTAAATAACTTAGCTGTACTTATGCACAAAATGGGAGAAGTAGAAGAAGCGGTCACTCTCGAGAAACTATTACATAAAAAAAGGCTAAATAATCCTTATTACCATGCGTTATTGGCCGATGAAGCGTATTACCGCCAAGACTATGATAGAGCAAAATTACATTATAAAAACGCCATAAAATTAAATGGTTCTCTACACGAGTTATATTTTGGCTTAGCTAAAGTATACTATCAAGTAAAAGAGTTTGAACGGGCAGAATTTGCATTAACAAAAGCAATTAGACTCAATAATAACAAGGAAAAAGATAATCAATATATTGCTAAACTCAATTGGTTAAAAGACGATGAAAATACTGTACTCCACAGTATTCATCAATAA
- a CDS encoding TetR/AcrR family transcriptional regulator translates to MAEVKSNKQKPTPVGRVRRKNQTLILKAAEQDFLEHGFKGASIKSIAERAGIPRANVHYYYKNKDAIYVDILSEIIELWDSSILTCDDEPAKVLGDYIYAKVMYSNTNPEASRIFAGEFVQGAPRLQNYLKSNFKPWVNEVKETINQWIIQGKMDDIDPLHLLFTIWGATQHYADFAPQVTTAMGKEKLTDNDFEQAAKTLTHIILKGCGIK, encoded by the coding sequence ATGGCAGAAGTTAAAAGCAATAAACAAAAGCCTACTCCTGTTGGGCGTGTTAGAAGAAAGAATCAAACGTTAATATTGAAAGCAGCAGAGCAAGATTTTTTAGAGCATGGATTCAAAGGTGCTTCAATTAAAAGTATTGCAGAGCGCGCTGGTATTCCTCGTGCAAATGTTCATTATTACTATAAAAATAAAGACGCTATTTACGTAGATATACTTTCAGAAATTATAGAATTATGGGACTCATCTATTTTAACGTGCGACGATGAACCAGCTAAAGTGTTAGGTGATTACATTTATGCGAAAGTAATGTATTCAAATACCAATCCAGAGGCTTCTCGTATCTTTGCAGGAGAGTTTGTTCAAGGTGCGCCAAGGCTTCAAAACTACTTAAAATCCAACTTTAAACCATGGGTAAATGAAGTTAAAGAAACCATTAACCAATGGATTATACAAGGTAAAATGGACGATATTGATCCCTTACACCTACTTTTTACAATTTGGGGGGCGACACAACATTATGCTGATTTTGCACCACAAGTAACAACCGCCATGGGTAAAGAAAAGCTAACAGATAATGACTTTGAACAAGCCGCTAAAACGTTAACACATATCATTTTAAAAGGGTGTGGAATTAAATAG
- a CDS encoding ectonucleotide pyrophosphatase/phosphodiesterase, whose amino-acid sequence MKFFIIIFCCLALHANAQTPTILISIDGFAAHYLNEYKPKHLLSLANKGVVTEGLIPSYPTKTFPNHLTLVTGKAPFEHGIVLNRFYDKEIDDIYAYGSSKKNHQWLKYPPIWTLLEQQNIPTAIYFWPESDKSFQHVLPSYYKKYDGSVSNETRFKQLIQWLKISDETKPQLLISYFSTIDSIGHKYGRNSPELADAITKLDQQLGDFLSEISTGKIGPVNLVIVSDHGMVKTGKENALLKSTIIPSWMDNSFKIIQDGTQIFIYDINGDQRLVDAAFQKLFDENSNNTAKRYDVFKKGNYPNYWKVNNNKSFVPDIILSAIPPTTFTTNLNSVIAETHGFETKYTKDLNGIFIATGPDFNQEITLEAFENTEVFTILSSLLSLSGANNTPVKSEVTEKVLRIKH is encoded by the coding sequence ATGAAATTTTTTATTATAATTTTTTGTTGCTTAGCCTTACACGCTAATGCTCAAACTCCTACTATCTTAATTTCAATAGATGGCTTTGCGGCACACTATTTAAACGAATATAAACCTAAACATTTACTTTCTTTAGCAAACAAAGGGGTAGTTACTGAAGGGTTAATTCCCTCATACCCAACCAAAACATTTCCTAATCATCTTACGCTTGTTACAGGAAAAGCGCCTTTTGAGCACGGTATAGTACTGAATCGATTTTACGATAAAGAAATTGATGATATTTATGCCTATGGCAGTAGTAAGAAAAATCATCAATGGTTAAAGTATCCGCCAATTTGGACCTTGCTAGAACAACAAAATATACCAACGGCAATTTATTTTTGGCCAGAGTCTGATAAAAGCTTTCAACATGTATTACCAAGTTATTATAAAAAGTATGACGGTAGTGTTTCTAATGAAACTCGCTTTAAACAGTTAATACAATGGCTTAAAATTTCTGACGAAACTAAACCTCAATTATTGATCAGCTACTTTTCAACAATAGACAGTATAGGGCACAAGTATGGACGAAATTCACCAGAATTAGCGGATGCTATAACCAAGCTCGATCAGCAATTAGGCGACTTTTTATCCGAAATATCAACGGGTAAAATAGGACCAGTAAATCTTGTAATAGTGTCAGATCATGGCATGGTAAAAACAGGTAAAGAAAACGCCTTGCTTAAAAGTACAATAATACCTTCGTGGATGGATAACTCGTTTAAGATTATACAAGACGGTACACAAATTTTTATCTACGATATTAACGGTGATCAAAGGCTTGTAGATGCCGCTTTCCAAAAACTTTTCGATGAAAATTCTAACAATACGGCTAAACGCTATGATGTGTTCAAAAAGGGAAATTACCCTAACTACTGGAAAGTAAATAATAATAAATCATTCGTACCTGATATAATTTTATCGGCGATACCACCCACTACTTTTACAACCAACCTAAACTCAGTTATTGCCGAAACACATGGCTTTGAAACTAAGTATACCAAAGATCTTAATGGTATTTTTATTGCCACAGGTCCAGATTTTAATCAGGAAATTACATTAGAGGCATTTGAAAACACCGAAGTATTTACCATTTTATCTTCTCTTCTTTCCCTAAGTGGGGCTAACAACACGCCAGTAAAAAGTGAAGTAACTGAAAAAGTATTAAGAATAAAACATTAA
- a CDS encoding phosphoribosyltransferase, whose translation MQKKFITAQELIEDSFRLAAQVYQSGFRPDYIIGIWRGGAPIGIAVQEYFDFKKVETDHIAVRTSSYYGVNKQSKEIKVHGLHYIIENANAEDSLLIVDDVFDSGRSVDALIQQLKQLSRNNMPADVRIACPWYKPQNSKVDIVPNYYLHESDEWLVFPHEISGLTQEEIVKGKSELANIIDLFK comes from the coding sequence ATGCAAAAGAAATTTATTACCGCTCAAGAATTAATAGAAGATTCTTTCCGTCTTGCTGCCCAAGTTTACCAAAGTGGCTTTCGTCCTGATTATATTATTGGTATTTGGCGTGGTGGCGCACCAATTGGTATTGCAGTTCAAGAATATTTTGACTTTAAAAAAGTTGAAACTGACCATATTGCCGTTCGTACCTCTTCTTACTATGGCGTTAACAAGCAAAGTAAAGAAATAAAAGTACACGGATTACATTATATTATCGAAAATGCTAACGCTGAAGATAGCTTATTAATTGTTGATGACGTATTTGACTCAGGTAGAAGCGTGGATGCTTTAATTCAACAACTTAAGCAACTTTCACGTAACAATATGCCAGCAGATGTTAGAATTGCTTGCCCTTGGTACAAACCTCAAAATAGCAAAGTAGACATTGTACCTAACTACTATTTACATGAGTCAGATGAATGGTTAGTTTTCCCGCACGAAATATCAGGATTAACTCAAGAAGAAATAGTAAAAGGCAAAAGTGAACTTGCAAATATTATTGATTTATTTAAGTAA
- the tal gene encoding transaldolase gives MQTQPSQLDQLKTMTTVVADTGDIEAIAKFSPMDATTNPSLLLKAASLNAYQPLLIQAVNWSKAQTPSIKEQVSLAADKLSVLIGLEVLKIIPGRISTEVDARLSFDKEQSIAKARSLINMYEEAGINKDRILIKLASTWEGIQAAKQLELEGIQCNLTLLFNFAQAKACADAEVFLISPFVGRILDWYKKDTGIEHYKAKEDPGVISVTEIYNYYKQHGYNTVVMGASFRNLNEIIELAGCDRLTISPQLMAELAENSGKITQKLTPATNIQVKPQSITEAEFRWQMNEDPMATEKLSEGIRNFAIDQVKLEKQLGLLFNDK, from the coding sequence ATGCAAACACAACCTTCTCAACTTGACCAACTTAAAACAATGACTACTGTAGTTGCCGATACTGGTGATATTGAAGCAATAGCAAAATTCTCACCAATGGATGCAACAACCAATCCGTCATTATTATTAAAAGCGGCTTCACTTAATGCGTATCAACCTCTTTTAATACAAGCCGTTAATTGGTCGAAAGCGCAAACACCAAGTATTAAGGAGCAAGTGAGTCTTGCGGCTGACAAGTTATCAGTATTAATTGGTTTAGAAGTGTTGAAAATTATTCCTGGACGTATTTCTACTGAAGTTGATGCACGCTTATCGTTTGATAAAGAGCAAAGTATCGCTAAAGCGCGATCATTGATTAACATGTATGAAGAAGCAGGGATCAATAAAGATCGCATTCTTATAAAACTTGCTTCTACTTGGGAAGGTATTCAAGCCGCTAAACAGCTTGAGCTAGAGGGTATTCAATGTAATTTAACTTTATTGTTTAATTTTGCTCAAGCTAAAGCCTGCGCCGATGCTGAAGTATTTCTAATTTCTCCGTTTGTGGGGCGCATTCTGGATTGGTACAAAAAAGATACTGGCATTGAACATTATAAGGCTAAAGAAGATCCAGGCGTTATTTCTGTTACTGAAATTTATAATTACTATAAACAACACGGTTATAACACGGTAGTTATGGGGGCAAGCTTTCGTAATCTTAATGAAATTATTGAACTAGCGGGCTGTGACCGTTTAACTATTAGTCCACAACTTATGGCAGAGCTTGCTGAAAATAGTGGCAAAATCACTCAAAAATTAACTCCTGCAACCAATATTCAAGTCAAACCACAGAGCATTACTGAAGCAGAGTTTCGTTGGCAAATGAACGAAGACCCAATGGCAACTGAAAAGCTTTCGGAAGGGATCCGTAATTTTGCTATTGACCAAGTTAAGCTTGAAAAACAACTTGGCTTACTTTTTAACGATAAATAA
- a CDS encoding ExeM/NucH family extracellular endonuclease: MMRYKYPVLLACVFTSFANASDVENACFNCPPLDKVADAATFNSTNYYMDVLSAISNNYTKAEIKSAISTTISQNHKRLTYSEVWTALTKTDEDPNNSANVILLYRGISLPKMSNGSGSQSSNPDNWNREHVWAKSHGFSSSSLEAYSDIHHLRPTDISVNSSRGNLDFDNSDNALAESPENRVDGNSFEPRDLVKGDVARMIFYMDTRYEGLDNTPDLQVVDRLTTTGEPALGRLCRLIEWHNADPVDTTEQTRNDRIYEFQGNRNPFIDYPEWVDILYQADACSDDTGGGDTGGGDTGGGDTGGGDTGGGDTGGGDTGGGDTGGGDTGGGDTGGSNSALNVFISEYIEGSSYNKAIELFNPSLTDIDLTAGQYQLGRFSNGGTSGSMINLQGIIEAQSTFVISHKSAIDAIKSIANQEDNGINHNGDDAYVLYKNGEVIDSFGRVGEDPGKYWGADGHKTKDNSLVRKPDAVNGDIIIDDEFDPSTQWIGSSNNNVDNLGQHTVFKSEIFISEYIEGSGQNKAIELYNPSVVPLDLTSGNYQLSLFVNGRDYAQVTIDINGVIPAKGTFVIAHQDADQLITEVANQLSGSLTHNGDDAYLLYNNSVVIDSFGRVGEDPGSEWGSGLESTKDNTLVRKSSVTEGDIIGDDAFAPANEWVGFPKNTFTNLGSHDAGNGAPPVSLLGQCSDNATLISAVQGVSTQSPLVGETHVLEAVVSAVFPELQGFFIQEELAHQDNDVASSEAIFIYNNQNTVVPTAGDIIRVIGVVSEHYGKTQLVASEDILNCGVGNVVATQLNLPFSSAEQVESLEGMFITINNPLMVTDNYKLGQYGEVTLSNGRLFVPTNIYQPGTPEIAQLSAQNALKKITLDDGMNGSYPDNIIYPLGGLSAVNSLRIGDTVTALTGVIDYSFNNYRVIPTEQPTFLSSNPRTSSPDLANTGNLTVASFNVLNYFNGNGLGEGFPTDRGADTFEEFERQRAKIISAILAMDADIIGLLEMENDGFGQHSAVQDLVNGLNAVAPNDAHYRFVDPNIPADEVTGIAQLGGDLIKVAIIYNEKSVTEIGTAAYVTEFPFEYHNRPPMAQTFQSKATGESLTVAINHFRSKGCSSSGGVENEDKNDGQGCYNLRRVQAAQAIVAWLGQNPTGIDESKVLIMGDLNAYSKEDPLSTIEQAGYTNLTSLFTGDNNYTYTYQGESGTLDHALASAQLTEKIVDATQWHINADEPLILDYNTEKKSAGNLVNLYNNDAYRASDHDPVVVSINLTPASVKGDWDKDGDVDIDDINGLKNAISSRQAIDIAFDLNGDGVVSARDIRPMYALCTRNRCAAQ, translated from the coding sequence ATGATGAGATATAAATATCCAGTCTTACTGGCTTGTGTATTCACTTCTTTTGCTAATGCAAGTGATGTAGAAAATGCCTGCTTTAATTGTCCCCCCTTAGACAAAGTTGCAGATGCTGCAACGTTCAATTCAACTAATTACTATATGGATGTACTGTCAGCTATTAGTAATAACTATACTAAAGCAGAGATAAAATCTGCCATTAGTACCACAATTAGTCAAAACCACAAAAGACTCACTTATTCTGAAGTATGGACAGCCTTAACGAAAACAGATGAAGATCCAAATAACAGCGCGAATGTTATTTTGCTTTATCGAGGAATTTCACTACCTAAAATGTCTAACGGAAGTGGCTCACAAAGTTCAAATCCAGACAATTGGAATAGGGAACATGTGTGGGCGAAAAGTCATGGTTTTTCAAGTTCAAGTTTAGAAGCATATTCCGATATACATCATTTACGGCCCACAGATATTTCTGTTAATTCATCACGTGGTAACCTAGATTTTGACAATAGTGACAATGCCTTAGCTGAATCACCCGAAAACAGGGTAGATGGTAATTCGTTTGAGCCAAGAGATTTGGTTAAAGGTGATGTTGCTCGTATGATTTTCTATATGGATACGCGCTACGAAGGGCTTGATAATACGCCAGATTTACAGGTAGTTGACAGATTAACAACCACTGGAGAACCTGCGCTTGGCCGTTTATGCCGATTAATCGAATGGCATAATGCTGATCCAGTAGATACAACGGAGCAAACGAGAAACGATAGAATTTATGAGTTTCAAGGAAACCGTAATCCTTTTATAGATTACCCTGAATGGGTAGATATTTTATATCAAGCAGATGCTTGTTCAGACGATACTGGCGGTGGTGACACTGGTGGTGGTGATACTGGCGGTGGTGACACTGGCGGTGGTGACACTGGCGGTGGTGACACTGGCGGTGGTGACACTGGCGGTGGTGACACTGGCGGTGGTGACACTGGCGGTGGCGATACTGGCGGTTCAAACAGTGCTCTCAATGTTTTCATCTCAGAATATATTGAAGGCAGCAGCTACAATAAAGCAATTGAATTATTTAACCCTAGCTTAACTGATATTGATTTAACAGCAGGGCAGTATCAACTAGGTCGTTTTAGTAATGGCGGCACTTCAGGCTCTATGATTAATCTACAGGGGATAATTGAAGCGCAAAGCACATTTGTTATTTCTCATAAATCAGCAATCGATGCAATAAAATCAATAGCGAATCAAGAAGATAACGGGATAAACCATAACGGAGACGATGCCTATGTGCTTTATAAAAATGGTGAGGTTATCGACTCGTTTGGACGCGTTGGTGAAGATCCAGGCAAGTACTGGGGAGCAGATGGCCATAAAACTAAAGATAATAGCTTAGTTAGAAAACCAGATGCAGTTAACGGTGATATTATTATTGATGATGAGTTTGATCCATCAACTCAATGGATAGGATCAAGTAATAATAATGTTGACAACTTAGGCCAACATACTGTTTTTAAATCTGAAATCTTCATTTCAGAATATATTGAAGGAAGTGGTCAAAATAAAGCCATAGAGTTGTATAACCCTTCGGTAGTCCCACTTGATTTAACCAGTGGAAACTATCAGCTTTCATTATTTGTTAATGGCCGCGACTATGCACAAGTGACTATCGATATAAATGGTGTCATACCGGCAAAAGGCACTTTTGTTATCGCGCATCAAGATGCTGATCAGTTGATCACTGAGGTTGCAAACCAACTTTCAGGTTCATTAACACATAATGGCGATGATGCTTATTTATTGTATAACAATAGTGTTGTAATTGATTCATTTGGGCGGGTAGGCGAAGATCCTGGAAGTGAATGGGGTAGTGGCTTAGAAAGTACAAAAGACAATACATTAGTCAGAAAAAGTAGCGTTACAGAAGGTGATATAATTGGAGATGATGCATTTGCTCCTGCGAATGAATGGGTAGGCTTTCCTAAAAACACCTTTACAAACCTAGGTAGTCACGATGCTGGTAATGGTGCACCACCGGTTAGTTTACTTGGCCAATGTAGTGATAATGCAACGTTAATAAGTGCTGTACAAGGTGTTAGTACACAATCGCCGTTAGTTGGTGAAACACATGTATTAGAAGCAGTAGTAAGTGCTGTTTTTCCTGAGCTTCAAGGTTTCTTTATTCAAGAAGAGTTAGCGCATCAAGACAATGATGTTGCAAGTTCAGAAGCTATATTTATTTACAACAACCAAAATACAGTTGTACCTACAGCTGGAGATATAATACGCGTGATTGGTGTAGTATCTGAGCATTATGGTAAAACTCAGCTTGTTGCTAGTGAAGATATCTTAAACTGTGGTGTTGGTAATGTGGTTGCTACACAGTTAAATTTACCGTTTAGCTCTGCTGAACAAGTAGAATCACTAGAAGGGATGTTTATTACAATTAATAACCCACTTATGGTTACTGACAACTATAAACTTGGACAATATGGTGAAGTAACTTTATCAAACGGTCGTTTATTTGTTCCAACAAATATCTACCAGCCAGGTACACCAGAAATTGCACAATTATCAGCGCAAAATGCCTTAAAAAAAATCACCCTAGATGATGGCATGAATGGTTCTTACCCAGATAACATTATTTATCCATTAGGCGGTTTATCAGCAGTAAATAGCTTACGTATTGGTGACACTGTTACTGCATTAACAGGTGTTATTGATTATAGCTTTAATAATTATCGTGTGATCCCGACAGAACAACCAACGTTTTTATCAAGTAACCCGAGAACGTCGTCACCTGACTTAGCTAACACTGGCAATTTAACCGTTGCGAGCTTTAACGTGCTTAACTACTTTAACGGTAATGGTTTAGGAGAGGGCTTTCCAACAGACAGAGGCGCAGACACTTTTGAAGAGTTTGAGCGCCAACGTGCAAAAATAATTTCAGCTATTTTAGCAATGGATGCTGATATTATTGGCCTTCTTGAAATGGAAAATGATGGTTTTGGACAACACAGTGCAGTGCAAGATCTCGTTAATGGTCTTAATGCCGTTGCGCCAAATGACGCTCATTATCGTTTTGTTGATCCTAATATACCTGCAGATGAGGTAACTGGTATAGCGCAGTTAGGCGGCGATCTTATTAAAGTAGCAATTATCTATAACGAGAAATCAGTTACAGAAATTGGTACTGCCGCTTATGTCACAGAGTTCCCATTTGAATACCATAATCGCCCACCAATGGCTCAAACATTTCAGTCTAAAGCTACCGGTGAGAGTTTAACTGTAGCAATTAACCATTTTCGCTCTAAAGGCTGTTCGAGCTCAGGTGGTGTAGAAAATGAAGATAAAAATGATGGCCAAGGTTGTTATAACTTAAGACGAGTTCAAGCCGCACAAGCTATTGTTGCTTGGTTAGGTCAAAATCCGACAGGTATTGATGAAAGTAAAGTACTCATTATGGGAGACTTAAATGCCTATAGTAAAGAGGATCCATTAAGTACTATTGAACAAGCAGGTTACACAAACTTAACGAGCTTATTTACAGGTGATAACAATTATACTTACACCTATCAAGGAGAAAGCGGCACGTTAGACCATGCATTAGCTTCTGCACAGCTAACTGAGAAAATTGTTGATGCAACTCAATGGCATATTAATGCCGATGAACCGTTAATTCTTGACTACAATACAGAAAAGAAATCAGCGGGTAACTTAGTGAATTTGTACAATAATGATGCCTACCGTGCTTCAGATCACGACCCTGTTGTGGTCAGTATTAACCTTACACCTGCTTCAGTTAAAGGTGACTGGGATAAAGATGGTGATGTAGACATTGATGATATTAATGGCCTTAAAAATGCAATCAGCTCTCGTCAAGCAATAGATATCGCCTTTGACCTTAACGGCGATGGTGTTGTTAGCGCTAGAGATATCAGACCTATGTACGCCTTATGTACGCGAAATAGATGTGCAGCTCAATAA
- a CDS encoding EAL and HDOD domain-containing protein, giving the protein MYITYIARQAILDRNSKTIGYELLFRDSPDNKFPEIDPDVASSKLIIQNHLQGDIQSVCLGKLAFINFTEKCLINKYPLMFDKKSIVIELVGHSSPTDKLLKIVSFYCEQGYKIALTQYDLNPKWDLLFPFISMIKVNIEEINPKRLLPIVNRIKPFNIKLAAEKVETNFQLQALAEVGFNYYQGFFYHEPEMIEGQTLAPMKTQMLNLISETFNVPLNYSAIADIISHDVNLTVGLLKMVNNVATSTRVEITSLKQAAAYLGEEKLKQFVTILALSKLTSDKSDEVSKQALITAKLMSVISKHQAFSEVSDYAFITGLLSAIEVILCMPIETIVKTMPLADPIVKALVKHEGLLGDLLVLTSNYIVGEGHSITKLTEVYGVDANYIHTEFVAASRWCKELGIF; this is encoded by the coding sequence ATGTATATAACTTATATTGCTCGACAAGCTATTTTAGACAGGAATTCTAAAACTATTGGTTATGAATTGTTATTTAGGGACAGCCCAGATAATAAATTTCCTGAAATAGACCCTGATGTTGCCAGCTCAAAATTAATTATTCAAAATCACCTACAAGGTGATATTCAGTCTGTTTGTCTTGGTAAACTTGCATTTATTAACTTTACTGAAAAGTGCTTAATTAATAAATACCCATTAATGTTTGACAAAAAATCAATCGTCATTGAATTGGTAGGGCATTCATCGCCGACTGACAAACTACTTAAAATTGTTAGCTTTTACTGTGAGCAAGGTTATAAAATTGCATTAACTCAGTATGATTTAAACCCCAAATGGGATTTGTTATTTCCTTTTATCTCGATGATAAAAGTAAACATTGAAGAAATTAATCCAAAACGCCTGCTACCAATCGTTAACCGCATTAAACCGTTTAATATAAAGCTTGCAGCTGAAAAAGTGGAAACTAACTTTCAATTACAAGCGTTAGCTGAAGTTGGCTTTAATTACTATCAAGGCTTTTTTTATCATGAGCCTGAAATGATAGAAGGGCAAACACTTGCGCCAATGAAAACGCAAATGTTAAACCTAATAAGTGAAACATTTAACGTACCACTTAATTATTCAGCCATTGCAGATATAATTAGCCACGACGTTAACCTAACGGTTGGCTTGCTTAAAATGGTTAATAATGTTGCTACTAGTACACGCGTTGAAATAACATCGTTAAAACAAGCTGCAGCCTACTTAGGTGAGGAAAAGTTAAAACAGTTTGTAACTATTTTAGCCTTGTCAAAATTAACTTCAGACAAATCTGATGAAGTGTCAAAACAAGCATTAATTACTGCGAAGTTAATGTCTGTAATTTCTAAACATCAAGCCTTTAGTGAAGTCAGTGATTATGCGTTTATTACCGGATTACTCAGCGCAATAGAAGTAATATTGTGTATGCCGATTGAAACTATTGTTAAAACCATGCCATTAGCCGATCCTATTGTAAAAGCCTTAGTTAAGCATGAAGGTTTATTGGGTGATTTATTAGTACTAACATCAAATTATATTGTTGGTGAAGGGCACAGCATAACGAAATTAACAGAGGTTTATGGGGTTGACGCCAATTATATTCACACAGAATTTGTTGCCGCAAGCCGCTGGTGTAAAGAGTTAGGTATATTTTAA